In Euphorbia lathyris chromosome 9, ddEupLath1.1, whole genome shotgun sequence, the following are encoded in one genomic region:
- the LOC136207193 gene encoding probable protein S-acyltransferase 16 yields MRRVPGLSVPVVVVVFAIIYIYFTTLFVFIDGWFGLMSSPGIMNAIVFTAVALMCIFNYALAIFSDPGQVPSTYMPDVEDADNPIHEIKRKGGELRYCQKCSLFKPPRAHHCRVCRRCVLRMDHHCIWINNCVGHANYKVFFVFVVYAVISCIYSLVLLCGSLTVDSQKDDQQADSSMRSIYVIAGLLLIPLSMALGVLLGWHIYLILQNKTTIEYHEGVRAMWLAERGGNVYKHPYDIGTFENLTTVLGSNIFCWVCPISRHMGSGLRFRTAYDNPSSAETSQ; encoded by the exons ATGAGACGAGTTCCTGGCCTTTCTGTACCTGTAGTCGTCGTCGTTTTCGCCATCATCTACATTTACTTCACCACGCTCTTTGTTTTCATAGACGGTTGGTTCGGTCTTATGTCTTCTCCGGGAATCATGAATGCTATTGTTTTCACCGCTGTTGCTCTCATGTGTATATTTAATTACGCTTTGGCCATCTTCTCCGATCCGGGTCAGGTCCCCTCCACCTACATGCCCGATGTCGAGGACGCCGATAACCCTATCCATGAGATTAAACGCAAA GGAGGAGAATTGAGGTATTGCCAGAAGTGTTCGCTCTTCAAACCTCCTCGTGCACACCATTGCCGTGTTTGCAGAAGATGTGTATTGAGAATG GATCACCACTGCATTTGGATAAACAATTGTGTAGGCCATGCAAACTACAAGGTGTTCTTTGTGTTCGTCGTGTATGCTGTCATCTCATGCATCTACTCCCTG GTCTTGCTTTGTGGTAGTCTAACCGTTGACTCTCAAAAGGATGACCAGCAAGCTGACAGCTCTATGAGAAGCATATAT GTTATTGCTGGGCTGTTATTGATCCCCTTAAGCATGGCACTTGGAGTTCTTTTGGGTTGGCATATCTACCTCATTTTGCAAAATAAAACCACTATTGAG TACCATGAAGGAGTGAGAGCTATGTGGCTTGCAGAGAGAGGCGGGAATGTCTACAAGCATCCATATGATATTGGAACGTTTGAAAATCTGACAACA GTATTGGGTTCAAATATATTCTGCTGGGTGTGTCCCATATCAAGACATATGGGTTCTGGTCTTCGTTTTCGCACAGCGTACGACAACCCTAGTAGCGCAGAGACATCGCAATAA
- the LOC136206192 gene encoding laccase-4-like: MGFNNSLKATVIFSIICAFWMFPELILAKHAAITRHYKFNIVMKNVTRLCQTKSIVTVNGELPGPRIIAREGDKLIIKVVNHVQYNVTIHWHGIRQLRSGWADGPAYVTQCPIQTGQSYVYKFKVTGQRGTLFWHAHISWLRVTLNGPIVILPKKHASYPFPQPHKEVPIVFGEWWKADTETVINQATQTGAAPNISDAFTINGLPGPLYSCSAKDTFKLKVKPGKTYLLRLINAALNDELFFSIANHTLTVVETDAVYVKPFKTQILVITPGQTTNVLLKTKPHHPNSTFLMAARPYATGPAAFDNTTTAAILEYEHPSSSSSSSNTKLPLLKPSLPIFNDTNFATKFSNKVRSLNTAKYPAKVPQKINKHFFFTVGLGLLPCSKNQNCPNNTRVAASINNVSFVQPNIALLQAHFFNKSKGVYTTDFPNNPPFRFNYTGTPPSNMMTTTGTKVVVLPFNTSVEVILQDTSIIAAESHPLHLHGFNFFVVGQGFGNFDTKNDPAKFNLVDPAERNTIGVPSGGWVAIRFLADNPGVWFMHCHLEVHTSWGLKMAWVVNDGKRSNQKLPPPPSDLPQC, encoded by the exons ATGGGTTTTAATAACAGCCTTAAAGCAACAGTTATTTTTTCAATAATCTGTGCTTTTTGGATGTTTCCTGAGCTGATACTTGCCAAGCATGCTGCAATTACTAGGCACTACAAGTTCAAT ATTGTGATGAAAAATGTAACAAGATTGTGCCAAACAAAGAGTATTGTGACAGTGAATGGAGAATTACCTGGACCTAGGATCATAGCTAGGGAAGGTGATAAACTCATCATCAAAGTGGTTAACCATGTTCAGTACAATGTCACCATTCATTG GCATGGAATAAGGCAGTTAAGAAGTGGATGGGCAGATGGACCTGCATATGTAACACAATGTCCAATTCAGACAGGACAGAGCTATGTATATAAATTCAAAGTAACTGGACAAAGAGGAACATTGTTCTGGCATGCTCACATATCTTGGCTTAGAGTCACTCTCAATGGTCCTATTGTTATACTTCCTAAAAAACATGCTTCGTATCCATTTCCACAACCCCACAAAGAAGTCCCTATCGTTTTTG GGGAGTGGTGGAAGGCCGATACCGAAACAGTCATAAACCAAGCAACCCAAACCGGAGCAGCACCGAATATTTCTGATGCCTTCACTATTAATGGTCTTCCTGGCCCTCTCTATTCCTGCTCAGCAAAAG ACACATTTAAGCTGAAAGTGAAGCCGGGAAAAACGTATCTCCTCCGTTTGATCAACGCAGCACTCAATGACGAACTATTCTTCAGCATTGCAAATCACACTCTTACAGTAGTTGAAACTGATGCGGTTTATGTTAAACCTTTTAAAACCCAAATATTAGTTATAACTCCAGGACAAACCACTAATGTCTTACTCAAAACCAAACCTCACCATCCTAATTCTACCTTTTTAATGGCAGCCAGACCTTATGCTACCGGTCCAGCTGCTTTCGACAACACCACAACCGCCGCTATACTTGAATATGAAcacccttcttcttcttcctcctcctcaaacACCAAACTTCCACTACTTAAACCCTCTCTCCCAATTTTTAACGACACCAATTTCGCGACGAAATTTTCCAATAAAGTTCGTAGCTTGAACACTGCAAAATACCCAGCTAAAGTCCCTCAAAAGATTAACAAGCACTTCTTTTTCACAGTTGGGTTAGGACTGCTTCCCTGctcaaaaaatcaaaattgtCCCAATAATACAAGAGTTGCAGCTTCAATTAACAATGTCTCATTTGTGCAACCGAATATAGCTCTTCTTCAAGCTCACTTTTTTAACAAATCAAAAGGTGTATACACCACAGATTTCCCAAATAACCCACCTTTTAGATTCAATTACACAGGAACTCCACCTTCTAATATGATGACCACAACTGGTACCAAAGTGGTTGTGTTACCTTTTAATACAAGTGTGGAGGTGATTTTGCAGGATACTAGTATTATTGCTGCAGAAAGTCATCCTCTTCATCTCCATGGATTCAATTTCTTTGTAGTTGGACAAGGTTTTGGCAATTTTGACACCAAAAATGATCCTGCCAAGTTTAATCTGGTTGATCCTGCCGAGAGAAATACTATTGGAGTGCCTTCTGGAGGTTGGGTTGCTATACGATTTCTTGCTGATAATCCAGGGGTTTGGTTTATGCATTGTCATCTAGAAGTTCATACCAGTTGGGGATTGAAGATGGCTTGGGTTGTTAATGATGGTAAAAGATCTAACCAGAAGTTGCCTCCTCCACCCTCTGATCTTCCTCAATGTTGA